AGGCctccttctggaaaatgctggcggacgtctctagtgcttatgtgaaagcttgttcacaaaccttgaaagatgcagatgtagatgACTGAtagatagatgcatagatagaaaaatgtagtTAACTAAAACctccaggaaaggtttggaaaatgccctttattgcataggacgttcctattgtcatatgatgttagactgagtgccggtcccttcatcctccttcagaccacggcattctgtctgctactctcccgagggtcctttcttctccctggaagggataaaacaactgaggtagaacaggaagagacaagcagcactccaagctctgctggtcagggttaccCTCCAGCGTTGCCTTAATGCTCAGATCCAGACACACCACAgtgagcttggctccagatcaactACCACGCAACGAAGGTTCTGGAACACttccatatctcgggggacctcatttccacgtgactctctttcatattcccctttgtcacagaaggctaggtacagtggtccgggtgagatctcAGCTCAGGCCaaaggctctcagacctcaaagttctggtcctgcaagggcccctgtcctctcttcagaccactcctggctctctctgccgacaAGGAGCTGCTGGTGGTACGTCCTCttaagagttgaggtccatcgtgcagaccctgagaaaactcctaggaaaaggctccaccttcttgttgaaGTCAGCAGAGCTCAATTCCTTTGgaagtgctgggtgtgtcccaagttgatgcaactgcagagccattaggtaaaccagcacatgtgtgcggccccttcccttagactcctctgggccctcgtgacataggctcagaagagtgccagcctcaagccttacctcttccaaggccacaccgtctccaggatcttctgtcccatgaatctcagttgctgtgtggaactcaaaagagagaaaagaccctgcctgcggggtctcttcGGGCTGGGGCCTTCTAGCTTCTCTTCCTCGTCCTCCccatcctcctcgtcctcctcgtcctcctcgtcctcctcgtcctcctcgtcctcaaAGGTGGTCTTGGGTTCCACACTGCCCTCCTCCTCAGGGGTGCTCtcagattccacattgcccatccactgggccatggtgagatgaaagacacggcagctgaagccctccaggacgccgaacttcacgtgctgctggaggatctccaaggtggggaagacccggcagcaggccatgcacctgaagccggtctccatggtcaccatccagtccggtgtcttggccctgggtgTCTCCTGGATTGtaggtgaccctgatgggctgcctggctctgccctttcctcatactctttctcctccccagtgggctcactgtcagacaggaggctttcggtgGACACATCAGAAGAGGGGTCAGTGGCTACTGTGCACACATCCTCAGGAAGGATCACTTCTTCTATTGAtagctgcttttcaggcaactccaagggtttctttgtcttccaggagacagctacacccttgttcacttgtacctgcatatagtatattttcatgcccctttcctctttgtctgggtgcagattgttcttacagggtgaagagggtgaggaggagacacagtgtgatgggggagcggtctctccttcttcctgatcCTGGGCTAGGTGTGCTGTAGGCTGGGCAGTGTCTCGATATGATCTCCGgattcctgaaaaaggaaattaaaaccataataacatgcatgggccatgccggaagctgagggagcaggtgtggtagacgagagagggacatttgcatgacgtagctatgtcgtgagcttggtgtctgttggccgtaggacggagcggtgtatctggtgtcatctgtgggcttttcatgtgcgtgtggggggatactggagcggtgtctgtatacaggggtgtggagtatggtggtgagggctgtggtatgTGAGGGATGCGGATGGATGCGTGTACGACgaggagtgtgagtttgggaacATCGGTGATGCATTACTCgtggaatggggctgtggtgcttggggTTTCTGTGTGCActgagaagggctgtgcctggagggctgatgtatgtgtgagctgtgtggacctgagctggagggtcctgctctcaggctgggggtctatgatgcagaactctgtgcttctctggaagcaaaggcaaagacaaagcctacattttcctctgaagatgctgaatctggtccctcttccctccacctcaagcccagacctttccggcccctgctccttgacttccccaccatggtagtACCAGGATTCACACACACCCCCAGACTCAGCTGGGATCCACGCCCTCGTGAgagctcagccatcctgcccaggctcctccacagagccctcatcacctctgatgaccctgggtttcctctcagcctccctgggatctgtgtgcctcctgcctcacagccaaacaccccctcacctgaggagtcccgcgcccttaccagcgtagaTGAGCTTGCGCGGAGAAGAAGCACAGGAGAAGTAtgtagaggcagaggagacctcccctgcccctgggctgcagcctttggccaccacagtggatccaagctGAGGGagatcctcttgtgacttcgagattcctgagggaggaatgaaaggctcagggtgggttcatcagtcctctgtccacaaatacTTACCGAGTGTCTGGCACGTGTCAGGTGCAGTaaatacacacagttgagagtgtggttcccagtggatacTCCAGTGTTTAATTCAAATCAGTACTTACTCTGTCACTGTCTtgttggtaatgtaggcctcggtggtgactgtgagtatgtgggaagagtgagtgatgtgtatcagttaagtctgtggtaagtgtggggttggcatgCGGAGCACGGTGGAGATGTGTCTtatctgtgtctgtggcctttgtgtgcatggtttctgttcacaagtcaggaattctgggacatgtaacttttcctcattacatggtatggcttgtatttatggtgtgtgttcatttattgattcaccaagattcagtaagcagctactcctgtgtatccggcCCTCTTGCATTGTTGTAGTCTCTGGTAacgctgcacattctagtagaggaagacacacactaaacaaaaatacaataaatatataatacctgagctggtggtaagtatataagggttgccagactaAGCGAAGaaaaatacagggcacccagttaaatttcagtttcagataaacccagaataattttgtAGTGTAAGcattcccatgcagtatttggtcttacttatttttagtgtaagtatggcCCATACAAATATGGTacatactgatactgaaaaattacttgttgtttatctggaattaaaattgaactggatagcccatattttatctagcaaccctgacatgggttagtgagactgtggtttactgtggtttgtacaaagcgggtctggcattactcaagaatgtgttacaagtgtggtgtgtatgacacgtgactggttcttatagaggtatttagcgatggctgaagttagctgtgtttgtgcgagagttgaggagatacatatatatatagtgtgtgtgtgtgtgtgtgtcctatatatatagtgtgtgtgtctatgtacatatctcatctccagcgtttggtgttggaggagaggattgtgatacaggtgggttgtatgagaacgtagtacaggagggatgcgtgtatatacctccatgtgctgtgtgtggtttaatacggaagttatatgtggggtgtgtgatatttttgctgtatcagagtgtccatgggtgtatgagttactgtctcataaaacacccctaacaagagttctgtatacactcttacgtacaccgagtgtcagccaggtccaggcagggtgacaagaactGTACCACGCAGAGTTTATATCTGataagcactctacccccattcatcctgctcttctctgcactaccccctccccccccccccacaggaacatagagaaaaatattctgaatggtcaggggcagtcattgccttccccagcctgtcccagccactgcctgaaaatctgcctgctgtctagagctccattcccagggcccatcctacagtctccagggccctgggcctggtaggagctactgggctctaatctggggcagagaCCTCTAGCTGGAtctctggggtgaccaccccctcccagggcaagctactcgcctacatttaatgcacacaggcaccacgtggcccgtggctctcagagctcccGGCAGGACCCTGAGGACATTTCTCACCCTTgcccacgcggtctcagtctctggaaagcccttcccttcccttggtctcctttgggaaattgttcctgttgaaggaataaaacctccttgctttcaatatgacaccatccctaggCAAACAATCGTCTTTCGAActgcattccacttgtcaagatatttttcaacagggtcttcaactcatggggcttctctttccactttggtaaaagaggccaagcaagtcatgggtctctctcagcatccttgcatccttcacatcccccacctcatgaccccagggaaagatccaagagaataagagagaaatcggggactgagaaaagctgcacctctaggtctgtgcaagcaggatgcagcctgctgtgagtccgacaaagctccaggcccggcagccccaggagagagtcctcagagcagcggagctgacctcccatctcccagggggcatctggccgttctgtgccgtctcacaccacagggacgctccggatggatacggcagcatcagtgagacaaggtctctcgctccctgcttcacaggtgacacgttctcagtttcccgcttcctagagaaggttcagtttggcagaaacccatgtgcccgagacaagttgccccccacatacctcctcccttctcggcagtttcctgggactcttcattttccagatgtttcctcttttgtcgccgtttcatggtaccaactagaagtctcccttagaagatgcctcaagagatgtccaactcctcctcttcgctacaggttggcccttgttggctcttgggcaatccgttgaaatgattcaatacaaatcaaaatagtcaagtctcctaaatggctgaaaaccttgtaccacttagtgaaccagca
This window of the Mesoplodon densirostris isolate mMesDen1 chromosome 3, mMesDen1 primary haplotype, whole genome shotgun sequence genome carries:
- the LOC132486809 gene encoding protein FAM170A-like, producing the protein MHHRCSQTHTPRRIRRSYRDTAQPTAHLAQDQEEGETAPPSHCVSSSPSSPCKNNLHPDKEERGMKIYYMQVQVNKGVAVSWKTKKPLELPEKQLSIEEVILPEDVCTVATDPSSDVSTESLLSDSEPTGEEKEYEERAEPGSPSGSPTIQETPRAKTPDWMVTMETGFRCMACCRVFPTLEILQQHVKFGVLEGFSCRVFHLTMAQWMGNVESESTPEEEGSVEPKTTFEDEEDEEDEEDEEDEEDGEDEEEKLEGPSPKRPRRF